The Cloacibacillus sp. sequence GGTGAAGAGCCTAATATTCTGGAAGGTGCGCGCGATGCCGGTTTTGCAGACGATGTGCGGTTCAAGCGGCGTGATGTCGCGCCCTTCAAAGAGGACGCGGCCTTCTGTGGGCTTGTAAAAGCCTGTGATTATGTTGAAGCAGGTAGTCTTTCCCGCGCCGTTTGGGCCTATGAGGCTCGTTATTGAGCCGCGCTCGACTTCGATGTCAAAGCCGCTGACGGCGGTGAGGCCGCCGAATTTTATCATTACGTTTTCGGTCTTTAAGATGGTATCAGCCATTGGCCCGCTCACCCTTTCCTTTAAAGACGCGGCTCCAAAGCCGCGAAACGCTGTCCCAGCTAAACTCGTAGCCGCCTATGATGCCCTCTCGGCGATAGAGGATGATGAAGAGCAGCAGTATCGAGAAGATGAGCATCCTCATGCCGGGGATGCCGGGGAACACATACGAGCCGAAGGTGATGGAGTCTTCAACGAAGCGGAGCCATTCAAGCAGCACAGTGATGACAACCGTGCCCACAAGCGATCCGGTGATGGAGCCGAGGCCGCCCACTACTACGAACATCAGTATGTTGAAGGTGAGCTGGAAGTTGAACATCTTCGGGTCTATCGTAGTTATGAGGCTGCCCATCAGCGAGCCGCCGACGCCGGCGAAGAAGGCGCCGATGACGAATGAGATGGTGCGCGTGCGGAAGGTGTTTATACCCATCGCCTTCGCCGCGACCTCGTCGTCGCGCACGGCGCGCAGCGTGTTGCCGAAGTTGCTGGAGAGCAGTTTTAATATCACATAACAGGTGACGACGCACCAGAAATAATTCCATCCGAGGTTTGCGTATCCGGGGATGCCTTTTAGCCCAAGCGCGCCGTTTGTG is a genomic window containing:
- a CDS encoding branched-chain amino acid ABC transporter permease; amino-acid sequence: MKNSTKIALNTLCLAALALFLWWAQGNLDGYKIQVLNLIAVNAILAVSLNLIYGFTGLFSLAHAGFMAIGAYVTAILILPAAQKEMMYILEPIIWPFSVMQAPFFIAVVAGGLVAAVVGLFIALPCLRLGGDYLGIATLGFGEIIRVLLTNMTPVTNGALGLKGIPGYANLGWNYFWCVVTCYVILKLLSSNFGNTLRAVRDDEVAAKAMGINTFRTRTISFVIGAFFAGVGGSLMGSLITTIDPKMFNFQLTFNILMFVVVGGLGSITGSLVGTVVITVLLEWLRFVEDSITFGSYVFPGIPGMRMLIFSILLLFIILYRREGIIGGYEFSWDSVSRLWSRVFKGKGERANG